A window of the Thiomicrospira microaerophila genome harbors these coding sequences:
- a CDS encoding ABC transporter ATP-binding protein, with protein MNPTSIPTSNAVLQLKNVHYRVSSGDDQLAILKGCQLNVEAYESLAIVGRSGSGKSTLLALMAGLDSPTEGEVHLLGQNLSPMSEDQRARLRAKQVGFVFQNFQLMPGMNALENVMMPLELFGMTQAREKATAALEKVGLSHRLHHTPQALSGGEQQRVAIARAIVTEPKILFADEPTGNLDETTAAQVQQLLFDLQQQTTLILVTHDRQFAQRCQRQVTLAQGLLQDGLQ; from the coding sequence ATGAACCCAACTTCGATCCCAACGTCCAACGCGGTACTGCAATTGAAAAATGTTCATTATCGTGTGTCCTCAGGTGATGATCAATTGGCTATCTTAAAAGGCTGCCAGCTAAATGTCGAGGCGTATGAAAGCTTAGCGATTGTGGGACGCTCGGGTTCAGGCAAATCCACCCTGCTTGCGCTGATGGCCGGTTTGGATTCGCCCACCGAAGGCGAAGTCCACTTGCTAGGGCAAAACCTCTCACCGATGTCTGAAGATCAACGCGCGCGGTTACGCGCAAAACAGGTGGGCTTTGTGTTTCAGAACTTTCAGCTCATGCCGGGCATGAATGCATTAGAAAACGTGATGATGCCGCTAGAATTATTTGGCATGACGCAGGCGCGTGAAAAAGCCACCGCCGCACTTGAAAAGGTGGGGCTCAGTCATCGACTTCATCATACCCCCCAAGCCCTGTCCGGTGGTGAACAACAACGTGTCGCGATTGCGCGCGCGATTGTCACCGAGCCAAAGATCTTGTTTGCCGATGAACCCACCGGCAACCTGGATGAAACCACCGCAGCGCAGGTGCAGCAGTTACTCTTCGATTTGCAACAGCAGACCACTTTGATTCTGGTTACCCACGACCGCCAGTTCGCCCAACGCTGCCAACGTCAAGTAACACTTGCGCAAGGCTTGCTGCAGGATGGCTTGCAATGA
- a CDS encoding arylesterase has protein sequence MNIFQLQYRVGRWDRSWVHKGFAFIFSFVIMGLLLNHSVSVYSAQSDSARLLVMGDSLSAAYGMPTEQGWVALLQQKLDAQTKEIGRPIQLVNGSLSGETTSGGLQRLPALLKQHQPRYVIIELGANDALRGQNLQVTQRNLARMIEHSQQVGAKVLLLGIRLPTNYGPAYDAALGRVYTRLAEQYNVPLDPFFLEDIALEPDMMQDDGLHPNAQAQPIIMQRIWRLIETWVK, from the coding sequence ATGAACATTTTTCAATTGCAGTACCGCGTTGGACGTTGGGATCGAAGTTGGGTTCATAAGGGTTTCGCTTTTATTTTTTCATTCGTTATCATGGGTTTGCTGTTAAATCATTCGGTTTCAGTCTATTCTGCTCAGTCTGACTCGGCACGACTTTTGGTGATGGGCGACAGTTTAAGTGCCGCTTACGGTATGCCGACCGAACAAGGCTGGGTTGCATTATTACAACAAAAACTCGATGCACAAACTAAGGAAATCGGACGGCCGATTCAGCTGGTCAACGGCAGTTTAAGTGGTGAAACCACCTCCGGTGGCCTGCAGCGCTTGCCCGCGCTGCTTAAACAGCATCAACCGCGCTATGTTATCATCGAACTGGGCGCCAATGATGCCTTACGCGGTCAAAACCTTCAAGTCACCCAGCGTAACCTAGCACGGATGATTGAACACAGCCAGCAAGTCGGCGCCAAGGTGTTATTACTCGGCATTCGTTTGCCCACCAACTATGGCCCAGCCTATGATGCGGCCCTCGGACGGGTGTATACGCGTCTTGCAGAGCAGTATAACGTGCCACTCGATCCGTTTTTTCTTGAAGATATCGCGCTCGAACCGGATATGATGCAAGACGATGGCTTACATCCCAACGCCCAAGCCCAACCGATTATTATGCAACGGATTTGGCGCTTAATCGAAACCTGGGTTAAATAG
- a CDS encoding lipid A deacylase LpxR family protein, with product MIHAKSARDLAMALVLLVCFSQVAAFDTIQQTDNRYRFVLTNDNDSLALLSTDRLYTNGIRLTMTHNSANQAPIWLQTLGQWLPWFPSHQPTRHAYTIGQSMFTPEDMSQSEFLPDDRLYAGWLYVTTDLSSINDNKFDIFSLTLGIVGPDSQAEASQKGIHQLIGAEDPKGWNNQLDNAVGFNLAYQRSWRVFKVQRNHHSLFDLTPYVSGALGSIYRYAGTGINLRFGPNLMDEYGLPKFQFGLPITNLLALSRSKHFNWYGFSGIEVRYVEHNYFLKGNSALTRQSQIQPNPWIGQFQVGVVFDWSRFSLTLNQMLQTKEYTTQTQAHNIGTLSFSIKY from the coding sequence ATGATCCACGCTAAGTCTGCTCGGGACTTAGCCATGGCTTTAGTGTTGTTGGTTTGTTTTAGCCAAGTCGCTGCCTTCGACACAATCCAACAAACGGATAACCGCTACCGTTTTGTACTCACTAACGACAATGATTCCCTCGCCTTATTGAGCACAGACCGCCTCTATACCAATGGTATTAGGCTCACCATGACCCACAATAGCGCTAACCAAGCCCCTATATGGCTGCAAACATTGGGGCAATGGCTGCCTTGGTTTCCGAGTCATCAGCCAACACGTCATGCTTATACCATTGGACAAAGCATGTTTACGCCTGAAGACATGAGTCAGTCTGAGTTCTTGCCTGATGATCGATTGTATGCAGGCTGGTTATATGTCACCACCGACCTGAGTAGCATCAATGACAATAAGTTTGATATTTTCTCCCTAACGCTTGGAATTGTTGGGCCTGACTCACAAGCTGAAGCATCACAAAAAGGGATACACCAACTGATTGGCGCAGAAGACCCCAAGGGCTGGAACAATCAATTGGATAATGCGGTAGGTTTTAATTTAGCCTATCAACGCAGTTGGCGGGTATTTAAAGTCCAGCGCAACCATCACAGCCTATTTGATTTGACCCCCTATGTGAGCGGTGCGCTCGGCTCTATCTATCGGTATGCAGGCACGGGCATCAACCTGAGATTCGGCCCAAATCTAATGGATGAGTACGGTTTACCCAAATTTCAATTTGGACTGCCGATCACCAACCTTTTAGCCCTATCTCGGTCAAAACACTTTAACTGGTATGGGTTTAGTGGCATCGAAGTACGCTATGTGGAACATAACTATTTTTTGAAAGGCAATAGCGCGTTAACCCGCCAAAGCCAAATTCAACCTAACCCTTGGATAGGTCAGTTTCAAGTAGGGGTAGTATTTGACTGGTCACGCTTTAGCCTGACTCTTAATCAAATGCTGCAAACAAAAGAATACACAACACAAACGCAAGCACACAATATCGGCACCCTATCCTTTTCAATTAAGTATTGA
- a CDS encoding efflux transporter outer membrane subunit gives MSLFFSKTSCVTCRTTSRMTSLTAAIALAALATGCSQIPNYQAPQNDLPQHLTFAENLKLDNPLNDQAWWQSFADQQLTKWLEQALANNHDLAVLDQRLVQAQAVLTRGQADRLPNVIGQAGLGRQQTSDNAFPTNQGTTFNSFNLDGLVSYEVDLWGRVRAQQQGLVARYQALASDRQAAQLSLTSAVAQHYFSLQALDEMVLIAQNTVVSRQENLQLRQRQFELGRLTPLAVQQAEVELSRVEVELIRLQAEQDQQRNALSVLLGHKPTQQLAMAQSHPESNTRFIDLTLPPLQLDWDSQRLLQRPDVIAAEQRLQAANADIGQARAALFPSVQLNALFGINSVDLNSLFDSDALQWRVNAGLTAPIFNGGALRAQVQITEAEQQIILLDYQQTLRQAFAETLNAISQLNRADAQLAAQQRQLDALRKTLDLAQKRFDAGYSSYLEVLDAQRALFDAEIAMVRTQRDLRLARIALYKALGGHAQAAT, from the coding sequence ATGAGCCTGTTTTTTAGCAAAACCTCTTGCGTGACTTGTCGCACGACTAGCCGCATGACAAGCTTAACGGCGGCCATTGCCTTAGCTGCTTTAGCAACTGGCTGCTCGCAAATTCCGAACTATCAAGCGCCTCAAAACGATTTGCCACAGCACTTAACCTTCGCCGAAAATTTAAAGCTGGATAATCCGTTAAATGACCAGGCCTGGTGGCAAAGTTTTGCCGATCAACAGCTAACGAAATGGCTGGAACAAGCGCTCGCGAACAACCACGATTTAGCGGTATTGGATCAGCGTTTAGTGCAGGCGCAAGCGGTGCTCACGCGCGGTCAAGCAGACAGGCTGCCCAATGTGATAGGACAAGCAGGCCTGGGTCGCCAACAAACCAGTGATAATGCTTTTCCGACTAACCAGGGTACCACCTTCAATAGTTTTAACCTAGATGGTTTAGTGAGTTATGAAGTCGATTTATGGGGCCGAGTTCGCGCCCAACAACAAGGCCTGGTTGCACGCTATCAAGCGCTGGCTTCGGATCGTCAAGCCGCACAATTAAGCTTAACCAGTGCGGTGGCGCAGCACTATTTTAGCTTGCAGGCTTTGGATGAAATGGTACTGATTGCACAAAATACCGTGGTGTCGCGCCAAGAAAATTTACAACTGCGCCAGCGTCAATTTGAGCTGGGGCGTCTTACCCCCTTGGCGGTGCAACAGGCCGAAGTGGAATTGAGTCGCGTGGAGGTTGAACTGATTCGTTTACAGGCTGAGCAAGACCAACAGCGTAACGCCCTGAGTGTATTGTTAGGCCATAAACCGACCCAACAACTTGCGATGGCACAATCACATCCCGAATCGAACACACGGTTTATTGATTTAACCCTGCCGCCCCTGCAGCTTGATTGGGACAGTCAGCGGTTGTTACAACGACCGGATGTTATCGCTGCGGAACAACGCCTGCAAGCCGCCAACGCCGATATCGGTCAGGCCCGCGCCGCCCTATTTCCTAGCGTTCAACTCAACGCCCTGTTCGGGATCAACAGTGTGGATTTAAACAGTTTATTTGATTCAGATGCGCTGCAATGGCGTGTAAATGCCGGTTTAACGGCTCCGATTTTTAATGGCGGTGCGTTACGCGCACAAGTTCAAATCACGGAGGCCGAACAACAAATTATCCTGTTAGATTATCAACAAACTCTGCGCCAAGCCTTTGCTGAAACCCTGAATGCCATCAGCCAACTAAACCGTGCCGATGCGCAACTGGCGGCACAACAGCGTCAACTTGATGCCCTGCGCAAAACGCTGGACTTAGCCCAAAAACGTTTTGATGCCGGCTATTCGAGTTATTTAGAAGTGCTCGATGCACAACGCGCATTATTTGATGCTGAAATTGCGATGGTTCGCACCCAGCGCGACCTTAGGTTGGCGCGCATTGCGCTCTATAAAGCACTCGGAGGCCATGCTCAGGCCGCCACATGA
- a CDS encoding efflux RND transporter permease subunit, whose amino-acid sequence MFSKFFIERPVFAIVMSVIIVLVGLMSLRDLPISEYPEIVPPQITVSTSYPGASAETIAETVAAPLEQQLNGIENMLYMNSVASSSGTVTVSLTFEVGSNINEALMDVNNKVQSAINRLPEEVQRVGLQVNKRSPSLLKVIAMYSEDASRDTIFMANYGLINVVDELKRIPGIGEVRQFGAKDYSMRIWLDPNRMAQYGIAPGDVARAIREQNSQFAAGQIGQEPLFNEQAFTYTIITEGRLNQPDQFENIVLRANDDGGMLRIKDVARVELGAELYNFEATFNGKPTVPIGIFLQADANALEVSKLVDDKMAELAERFPQGVNYAIPYDTTTFVKVSIQQVFYTFIEALILVSFIVFLFLQNWRATFIPLLAIPVSVIGTFIGFELLGFSINQLTLFGMILATGIVVDDAIIVVENVERIMRQDKLNAKDATIKAMRELTSPLIAIVLVLSAVFIPVGFVGGFTGEMYKQFAITIVVSVAISGLVALTLTPALCASMLKDHDDKPSRWFGWFNRLFEWLSDRFSDGVAKVMRYSLLSLLLFVGLGYLAVQQLQALPSSLVPQEDKGSMFVVSYLPPAASLSRTIEVRDQVTEQVLAHPAMENFIHFAGFDLQTFTNRTDSAAGFATLKHWDERTSPDMHIDGVVGQLFGQFMQNDQAFSLPLAMPTIMGMSMTGGVEGYLQNRIGADYQQLGEVMDQIVAAANQRPELQRVRTTFSTKTPQYQAILDREKAQTLQVPINEAFAAMQATFGSLYVNDFNLFGRTFRVNLQSEGDYRESADNLKDVFVRSSRGEMIPLDNLIRFERITGADVVDRFNLFPAAKIMAEPQPGFTSADAMMALQQVVDEIAPDGFTLGWVGEAYQAEAAAGSGTQAFLFGLLIVFLILAAQYGRWTLPLAVVMAVPFAVLGAALATQWRGLDNDIYFQLGLLTLIGLSAKNAILIVEFAMQKRAQGMELRLAAIEAARMRFRPIVMTSLAFTMAAIPLMISEGAGAAARNAVGTGVVGGMILATFLAPLFIPMFFHWMASFSEWFDRKRQATPKGAV is encoded by the coding sequence ATGTTTTCTAAATTTTTTATCGAACGCCCGGTGTTTGCGATTGTAATGTCGGTGATTATTGTTTTGGTGGGCTTAATGAGCTTGCGCGATTTACCGATTTCCGAATACCCCGAAATTGTGCCGCCACAAATTACCGTGTCCACCAGTTATCCCGGAGCCAGTGCCGAAACCATTGCTGAAACGGTGGCCGCACCGCTAGAGCAACAGCTTAATGGCATTGAAAATATGCTGTACATGAACTCAGTCGCCTCCTCGTCCGGTACGGTCACGGTGAGCCTCACCTTTGAGGTCGGCAGTAATATTAACGAAGCCTTGATGGATGTGAATAACAAAGTGCAGTCAGCGATTAACCGCTTGCCAGAAGAAGTCCAACGCGTCGGGTTACAAGTCAATAAACGCTCACCAAGCTTGTTAAAAGTGATTGCGATGTATTCTGAAGATGCCAGCCGCGATACGATTTTTATGGCCAACTATGGCTTGATTAATGTGGTGGACGAGCTGAAACGGATTCCGGGTATTGGTGAAGTGCGCCAATTTGGGGCCAAAGACTACTCGATGCGCATTTGGCTAGACCCAAATCGGATGGCGCAATATGGCATTGCACCGGGCGATGTGGCGCGGGCGATTCGAGAGCAAAATTCGCAGTTTGCCGCCGGACAAATTGGTCAAGAGCCGCTATTTAATGAACAGGCGTTTACCTACACGATTATTACCGAGGGGCGCTTAAATCAACCCGACCAGTTTGAGAATATCGTGTTGCGCGCCAATGACGATGGCGGGATGCTGCGGATTAAGGATGTCGCCCGCGTGGAGCTGGGAGCTGAACTCTATAACTTTGAAGCGACCTTTAACGGCAAACCGACCGTGCCGATTGGGATTTTCTTGCAAGCCGATGCGAATGCATTGGAGGTGTCGAAATTGGTGGATGACAAGATGGCCGAGTTGGCCGAGCGTTTTCCGCAGGGCGTGAATTACGCGATTCCTTACGACACCACCACCTTTGTGAAGGTGTCGATTCAGCAGGTGTTTTATACCTTTATTGAAGCCCTGATTCTGGTGTCGTTTATTGTGTTTTTGTTTTTACAAAACTGGCGCGCCACCTTTATTCCGCTCTTGGCGATTCCGGTGTCGGTGATTGGCACCTTTATTGGGTTTGAACTGCTCGGTTTTTCGATTAACCAGCTGACGCTATTTGGGATGATTCTCGCCACCGGCATTGTGGTGGATGATGCGATTATTGTGGTGGAAAACGTCGAACGGATTATGCGTCAAGATAAGCTGAATGCCAAAGATGCAACGATTAAAGCAATGCGCGAGCTGACCAGCCCGCTGATTGCGATTGTATTGGTATTATCGGCGGTGTTTATTCCGGTTGGTTTTGTTGGTGGTTTTACCGGCGAAATGTATAAACAGTTTGCGATTACGATTGTGGTGTCGGTGGCGATATCAGGCCTGGTGGCGCTGACGCTCACGCCGGCGCTTTGTGCCAGTATGCTTAAAGACCATGATGATAAACCCAGTCGATGGTTTGGTTGGTTTAACCGTTTGTTTGAGTGGCTGAGTGATCGCTTTAGTGACGGCGTGGCGAAGGTGATGCGCTATAGCTTGCTAAGTTTACTGTTGTTTGTCGGCTTGGGGTATTTAGCCGTGCAACAATTGCAGGCTCTACCATCGAGCTTGGTGCCGCAGGAAGACAAGGGCAGTATGTTTGTGGTCAGTTATTTGCCGCCTGCCGCATCCCTTTCTCGCACGATTGAGGTGCGTGATCAGGTCACCGAACAGGTGTTGGCACATCCGGCGATGGAAAACTTTATTCATTTTGCCGGTTTTGATTTGCAAACTTTCACTAACCGCACCGATTCAGCCGCTGGGTTTGCGACCCTGAAACATTGGGACGAGCGCACAAGCCCTGATATGCATATTGATGGGGTGGTTGGTCAGTTGTTTGGCCAGTTTATGCAAAATGATCAAGCCTTTAGCCTGCCGCTGGCGATGCCGACGATTATGGGCATGAGCATGACCGGCGGGGTCGAAGGGTATTTGCAAAACCGCATTGGTGCGGATTATCAACAGCTTGGCGAGGTGATGGATCAGATTGTGGCGGCTGCGAATCAGCGCCCGGAACTGCAACGGGTGCGCACCACTTTCTCGACTAAAACCCCGCAATATCAAGCGATATTGGATCGAGAAAAAGCCCAAACCTTACAGGTGCCGATTAACGAAGCCTTTGCAGCGATGCAAGCGACCTTTGGTAGCCTGTATGTGAATGACTTTAACCTATTTGGCCGCACCTTCCGGGTTAATTTACAGTCTGAAGGTGACTATCGCGAAAGCGCCGACAACCTGAAGGATGTGTTTGTGCGTTCTAGTCGTGGCGAGATGATTCCGCTGGATAACTTAATTCGCTTTGAGCGTATTACCGGCGCGGATGTGGTTGATCGTTTTAACCTGTTTCCAGCGGCTAAAATTATGGCTGAACCACAACCGGGCTTTACCTCTGCCGATGCGATGATGGCGTTGCAACAGGTGGTCGATGAGATTGCGCCGGATGGCTTTACGCTTGGCTGGGTGGGCGAAGCCTATCAAGCCGAAGCGGCAGCGGGGAGTGGCACGCAAGCGTTTTTATTTGGCCTACTGATTGTGTTTTTGATTTTGGCGGCACAATATGGTCGCTGGACCTTGCCGTTAGCGGTGGTGATGGCGGTGCCGTTTGCGGTGTTGGGGGCAGCTTTGGCGACCCAATGGCGCGGACTGGACAATGACATTTATTTTCAGCTTGGTTTGCTGACGCTAATTGGTTTGTCGGCCAAAAATGCGATTTTAATTGTGGAGTTTGCGATGCAAAAACGCGCACAGGGTATGGAACTTAGACTGGCGGCGATTGAAGCCGCGCGGATGCGCTTCCGCCCGATTGTGATGACCTCACTCGCCTTTACCATGGCCGCGATTCCGTTGATGATTAGTGAAGGCGCGGGAGCGGCGGCACGTAATGCGGTCGGCACCGGCGTGGTGGGTGGCATGATTCTCGCCACCTTCTTAGCGCCCTTGTTTATTCCGATGTTTTTCCACTGGATGGCGAGCTTTTCTGAATGGTTTGATCGCAAACGCCAAGCTACGCCTAAAGGAGCCGTCTAA
- a CDS encoding efflux RND transporter periplasmic adaptor subunit has protein sequence MTRRTTQPTFTAWFLGLSFMIFTPYVIAETPPAMPVKIQVIETTHVALNYEYPARVQSANQVEIHARVNGELLKQHVTDGQNVKADDLLYSIDARTYQVAVDKAQAQVLTAQAQLRQAEREKLRVEGLFKEKAVSAQERDQALSAYELAQAGLVGAEAALKEAQIYLDYTQVRAPINGITGQKQQTIGDLVGRDYNRSLLTTLTQLDPIEVHFTIGEREFIERQQQLQQGILRFSQGEQLSAQVTHLGNQLRGGIDFADHQINPHTGSVSLRARFANPNAALLPGAFVRIQLGGIEAVDVIQIPQSAALQIGSQAFVYVIKDGTAQMVPVGLQRAVGQTWLVDSGLAVGDQLILNNLIKLRPNTPVQAVQASHSTHSAE, from the coding sequence ATGACAAGACGTACCACCCAACCCACCTTTACCGCCTGGTTTTTGGGATTGAGCTTTATGATATTCACACCCTATGTGATCGCCGAAACTCCACCCGCTATGCCTGTTAAGATTCAAGTAATTGAAACGACTCATGTTGCCTTAAACTATGAATACCCTGCACGGGTACAAAGTGCAAATCAAGTAGAAATTCATGCGCGTGTGAATGGTGAGCTGTTAAAACAACACGTCACCGACGGTCAAAATGTAAAGGCGGACGATCTTTTGTATAGCATTGACGCTCGCACCTATCAGGTAGCTGTTGATAAAGCGCAAGCGCAAGTATTGACAGCACAGGCGCAATTACGCCAAGCAGAACGCGAAAAACTTCGTGTTGAAGGTTTATTTAAAGAAAAAGCCGTGAGTGCACAAGAACGTGACCAAGCGCTATCGGCTTATGAACTTGCACAAGCAGGCCTGGTTGGCGCAGAGGCAGCATTAAAAGAAGCTCAAATTTACTTGGATTACACTCAAGTACGCGCACCGATTAATGGCATCACCGGCCAAAAACAACAAACGATTGGCGATTTAGTCGGTCGTGATTATAACCGCAGCCTTTTAACCACCCTCACCCAGCTGGATCCGATTGAGGTGCATTTTACGATTGGCGAGCGCGAGTTTATTGAGCGTCAGCAACAGTTGCAACAGGGTATTTTGCGCTTTAGCCAAGGCGAACAACTGAGCGCGCAGGTAACCCATTTGGGTAATCAGCTAAGGGGGGGGATTGATTTTGCCGATCATCAAATTAATCCACACACCGGCAGTGTCAGTTTAAGAGCGCGTTTTGCTAACCCAAATGCCGCACTGCTGCCGGGTGCGTTTGTGCGTATTCAGCTCGGCGGCATTGAGGCGGTCGATGTGATTCAAATTCCGCAATCGGCGGCGCTGCAAATTGGCTCGCAGGCGTTTGTCTATGTGATCAAAGATGGCACAGCGCAAATGGTGCCGGTAGGTTTGCAACGCGCGGTGGGACAAACCTGGTTGGTGGACAGCGGTTTAGCGGTGGGCGATCAATTGATTTTAAACAACCTGATTAAATTGCGCCCCAATACGCCGGTTCAAGCCGTGCAAGCTAGTCACAGCACACACAGCGCTGAATAA
- a CDS encoding TetR/AcrR family transcriptional regulator — METDYLPNTKRGSERHEKILDAAKQVFIEQGYARASINEIVRRSGGSLGTIYKFFGNKLGLFEAFFQKITYEAFYDFEEKGLWTEDIETSLLNFGRQLQQMMFEKEALAIYRLVLSEQGADHAEIQRIFMQYGPHRLNKILSRFLAQQTQAGLLQLDDCEIAAYQFVEMIKGPLHFRALFGESITPEKCEAVLKHAVKLFLNGAKVS, encoded by the coding sequence ATGGAAACAGATTATTTGCCTAATACTAAGCGTGGTTCTGAGCGCCATGAAAAAATACTTGACGCGGCCAAGCAGGTTTTTATCGAACAAGGTTATGCCCGCGCGAGTATTAATGAAATTGTGCGACGCTCCGGTGGCTCCTTGGGTACGATCTACAAGTTTTTTGGCAACAAGCTGGGATTGTTCGAAGCCTTCTTTCAAAAAATCACCTATGAAGCCTTCTACGATTTTGAAGAAAAAGGTTTATGGACCGAGGACATTGAAACCTCACTACTCAACTTTGGTCGCCAACTGCAGCAGATGATGTTTGAAAAAGAAGCCTTGGCTATTTATCGTTTAGTGCTCAGCGAGCAGGGTGCGGATCACGCTGAAATTCAACGCATTTTTATGCAATATGGCCCGCATCGGTTGAATAAGATTTTAAGTCGGTTTTTAGCGCAACAAACCCAAGCCGGATTGCTACAGCTTGACGATTGTGAAATCGCAGCTTATCAGTTTGTTGAAATGATTAAAGGTCCATTGCATTTTAGAGCCTTATTTGGTGAGTCGATAACCCCAGAAAAATGTGAAGCGGTGCTAAAACATGCGGTCAAGTTATTTTTAAATGGCGCAAAAGTAAGTTGA
- a CDS encoding terminase small subunit translates to MKLTGKQQHFAQAYVELGGNATEAYKQAYNAQNMKPETIHRQAHECVNHPKVSARIDELQAIADELAMKKFEVSIEEKMKLLWQIAQDCASSSQDDHGAIKVSNPSAAISAIAELNKMSGHNKPIKYEDETKISMPDLIELVAAEEEWYRKDQKQI, encoded by the coding sequence ATGAAATTAACCGGTAAACAACAGCACTTTGCCCAAGCCTATGTTGAACTAGGCGGCAACGCCACTGAAGCCTACAAGCAGGCCTATAATGCGCAGAACATGAAGCCCGAAACCATTCACCGCCAAGCGCATGAGTGTGTCAATCACCCCAAGGTTTCCGCACGGATAGACGAACTTCAAGCCATAGCAGATGAACTCGCCATGAAGAAGTTTGAAGTGAGCATTGAGGAAAAAATGAAACTGCTGTGGCAAATCGCACAAGACTGCGCCAGCTCATCACAAGATGACCATGGCGCGATCAAGGTCAGTAATCCATCAGCGGCTATTTCAGCTATTGCCGAACTCAATAAAATGTCAGGTCACAACAAGCCGATCAAGTATGAAGATGAAACCAAAATCAGTATGCCGGACTTAATTGAACTCGTAGCGGCTGAAGAAGAGTGGTATAGGAAAGATCAAAAACAAATATAG